A region of the Synechococcus sp. PCC 7502 genome:
CTTAAATTCGATCGAGTTTCAGGATCGTCTTGCCGTAATTGCGACTATGCATCGGAAGGAGATCGTGATCGCGCCAATTTTAGAAACATCATTGGGATTGCGAATCATAGTTCCCCAAGATTTTAGTCAAGATTTTAATAGCGACCTATTTGGTACATTTACCCGTGATATTGATCGCACTAATAGTCAAGTCCAAACAGCCAAACTTAAGGCAGAAAAAGCTATGGAGTTGTTGGATGTGGATTTGGCGATCGCCAGTGAAGGTAGTTTCTTTCCCCATCCCTTCTTAGGTATTCCCTTTAATCGTGAAATCGTCTTAATCAGAGATCGTAATTATGACTTCACAGTATATGGAGAATTCCTATCTACAGATACCAATTTCAATCATCAAGAGGTCTCTAGCTATCAGGAAGCCTATGAGTTCGCCCTACGGGCAGGATTTCCGAATCATGGAATTGTGATCATGCCTGATGCTCATACCTCTGCCAAGGAAGCAATTTATAAGGGCATAATCTCTGAAGAAATGCTCAAGAAATCCGTCAATGAACTATTAAAGCGATCGCCCCAAATCCATATTGAAACTGATATGCGCGCACTCTACAATCCCACAAGGATGAATAATATTGCAAAAGCCACCCAAGTCCTAGTTCGCAAACTTCAACAACTTTGTCCTAATTGTAATTTTGTGAATTTCGACGTAGCTGAGAGTATTCCAGGTTTACCCTGTGAACTATGTGGACTTCCCACTCAAGTTACTCGTTCTCATATATATGGCTGTGATCGCTGCAATTTTAAACAGGAAATACTATTCCCCGATGGAAATCAAACTAGTGATCCTATGTACTGCTCTTACTGTAATCCTTAAAGGAATTGTTAAAGGGTGGTTCAAGCCATTGGTTTCACTTATATTTTGTGCCAATGGGGGTATCTGCAAATAATAAGGGGGCGATCGCTGCGGCAGTGCCTAATCGAGAATCAAGGTTTCTTCAATACTGAAATATTGATCGATGCGATCGCATAAACCAGATGCCGTTAAACTCTGTACATTGGAACTAATAATATAACTTTGGGATGGGGAAGCCCGAAAAGCCGCAAATGCCTCATTACAATAGGCAAGTTTAGAATCGGGTAATGCCTTAAGCCAATCGTCGCCCTTAATAATTCCTGATAGTACGGGTGCGCCATTTTGAGGCTGAACAACCCGTCGAGATGTTGCCGCATTCACAGGGCTAGGTAAAGCTAAGGGCAAAATTACTAAAAAAAGCACCAGATACTTAAATAAATAATTAACTAAGCAATTAGTAAGACTTTTAAGCGAATTTCGTATGATAAAAAATGGTTTTTGCATAATATTGAGATTCAAATGTTTACTCTACCTAAGGGACTCGGGTAAGATTATGTAATGTATGTCATCCTAGAACATTTACTAGAGCATTTATGAGTGCAGAATTGAGTCCTAAAAATATTGTAGTTATCACTCATGATGCCTCTGAGCATGATGTTTTTGCCCTGCTATGGCAACAAGGTTACTCAGTTCAAGCCAGTGGCTTAAATAATGAAGCGATGCTGGCATTTGCCGATTTAGTAATCATAGCTGATCAACTTTTAGGGCATTATAATTACCAAGATATTCAAAATTTTTACGAAATCCTTAATAGTAAATATGCAGATACTCCCGTAATTTCCTTAGAAGGTTATGGACAGTTATCAGGAACCCAAATATCTTTATTTCTCGGGGATGTTAGCGATCGCCTGCAATATAGCACCAAGATTAAGCAGCTTAAACAACAAAACTTAGACCTGATCAATCAACTGCAAAAAAATAAAGATACATCCGAGTTGGCATTAACAACCCAAAGTGAATTTTTAACACGCATTAGCCATGAATTTCGCACTCCCTTAAATGCCATTTTGGGATTTTCTCAACTCATGAGTTGGGATCAACTTTTAACTACTGAGCAACGCGGCTATACCGAAATCATTTATCAAAGCGGTAAACAACTTTTATCCTTAATTAATGACATCCTCGAAATGTCTAAAATCCATTCCCATCGCCTTGAAATAGATAAAAAAGTATTTGTGGTGCGGGAAATGATTAACGATCTAAAGCATATTTTTAATCCCAAAACCGAGAAAAAAAACCTAGAACTCATCCTTAATATTGCCGAAGAAGTACCAGTCTGCATCCAGTCCGATGAAACCAAGCTTAGACAAATACTCGTAAATATCCTGAATACTGCGGTGCAATCTACCCAAGCAGGAAGCATTACCGTAAATATATTTATAGCTGGGAATCCCTTGAGTAAAGTCTTAACCCTAGTCTTTGAAATTAAAGATACTGGGTTAGGCATTCATCATCTTGAAGTTGAGAGGATTTTTGAGCCTTTTGTCCAAAGTGGGATTAAGTTTGAAGATGGAACTGGCTTAGGACTTTCTATTAGTAAGCACTTTGCTTCATTGTTAGGTGGAGAGCTACAAGTTAAAAGCGAACTAGGGGAGGGAACCACATTTACCCTAAGTATTCCAGTGGAATTTCCCATTAGCTTAAATACATTTAGTAGCGATCGCCCATTGCAATTAGGGAATCAATTAGGTGATCAAACCACCGTATCCAGTTTAAAAATCCTGTTAGCTGAGGATAGTCTTGTTGATCAAAAAGTTTTAGTCAGAATCCTGAATAAAATGGGTTACGCCGTAGATGTGGCTAGGGATGGACTAGAGGTATTAGCAGCCCTAGAGCATAAGTGCTATGACATTATTTTTATGGATGTACAAATGCCCAACATGGACGGTATTGAGGCAACTAAGGAAATTTTACAAAGATTTAATAACGCTCCTGTTATTATTGCCCTGACGGCTGGAGCATTACCCGAAAATCGCAATCGCTGTATTGAAGCTGGGATGAATGAGTTTATGACTAAGCCCATCCGACCCAAGCAGCTAAAAATCGTCTTAGATCACTGGGAACACCAACTTTCCAGCGGCAATTTCTATGGATTAGTTAATTAGTTTAATTTAGTCAACTAGTAAATGATCAAAAATTTGTCTATGAGTAACTTTTCGTGGGTAGATTACTTGTTACGATGATCCACTATTCCAAATTCATCTAAGTCAAACGCACCCAAGTCAGTAACTGAGGAAACACAATGAGTAGCAACGCGTCACGCCTGCAATCCATACAAAAAATTACGAATCGTGAAACACTAAGCCTTAATCCGCCCGGTCGTCTGGAAGATTTATGGGCAACAGATGTATTTAGCCTAAGCAAAATGCAGGCAAGTCTTCCTAAAAATGTCTTCAAATCCTTAAAGAAAACTATTCAAACTGGTGAGACCATTGATCCTTCCATTGCTGATGTGGTAGCGATCGCCATGAAAGATTGGGCAATTTCTAAAGGCGCACTGTACTATGCCCACGTTTTTTACCCGCTTACCAATGCCACCGCAGAAAAGCATGATGGTTTTATCTCTGTCCAAAGTGATGGTTCTGTAATCTCAGAGTTCTCAGGTAAATTACTAGTTCAAGGTGAGCCTGATGGGTCTTCCTTCCCTAATGGTGGTATTCGTTCTACCTTTGAGGCACGGGGCTATACTGCTTGGGATGTGACCAGTCCTGCCTACATTATGGAAACCGATAACGGTGCTACCCTTTGCATTCCGACCGTATTCGTATCTTGGACGGGAGAAGCATTAGATAAAAAGACTCCTCTACTACGTTCCAATGCCGCCATGAATAAGGCTGCCACTAAAGTTCTTAAACTATTAGGAAATACCGAAGTTGCTCCTGTTAATTCTAGCTGTGGAGCTGAGCAAGAATACTTTTTAGTCGATGCCAACTTTGCCAACAGCCGTCCCGATTTACTCTTGGCGGGAAGAACTCTATTTGGTAAACCTGCTGCGAAGGGACAACAATTTGATGATCACTACTTTGGTGCCATTCCAGAGCGAGTGCAGTTATTTATGCAGGAAGTAGAAGAAAGAGCATACAGACTTGGTATTCCTGCTAAAACTAGACATAACGAAGTTGCCCCTGGACAATTTGAAATCGCCCCATTTTTTGAGGCTGCCAACGTAGCCACGGATCACCAACAGCTACTGATGACCCTTTTACGAATTACCGCTAAGAAGCATGGTTTTGTCTGTTTACTCCATGAAAAGCCTTTCAAAGGTATTAATGGCTCTGGTAAGCACGTTAACTGGTCTGTTGGTAATGCCACTCAGGGTAATTTGCTTGATCCCGGTGATACCCCCCATAGCAATGCTCAGTTCTTGGTATTCTGTGGAGCCGTAATTAGAGGGGTGCATTTATACGGTTCTCTATTGCGGGCTGTAATTGCGACTGCTAGTAATGATCATAGACTGGGTGCCAACGAGGCTCCTCCTGCGATTATGTCTGTGTACTTGGGTTCCCAACTAGAGGATGTATTCGAGCAGATTAAACAGGGCGACGTTAAAGGCTCTAAGTCTAAAGGCTTGATGAATATTGGGGTTGATACCTTACCTATTTTCCCTAAAGACCCCGGCGATCGCAATCGTACATCTCCATTTGCATTTACAGGAAATCGCTTTGAATTCCGCGCTGTAGGTTCTGGTCAATCGGTGGCAGGTCCATTGGTTGCTATGAATACAATTTTGGCGGATTCCTTAACTTGGATCGCTGGTGCGCTAGAGGCTGAATTAGCAAAGGGAACAGAGTTAAATACTGCGATTCATTTAATTCTAAAACAAGTTATAGACGAGCATGGTGCTGTAGTCTTTAACGGAAATGGTTATTCTGAAGAATGGCATAAACTGGCTGCGGAAAGAGGTTTACCAAATCTCCGTACGGCGGCTGATGCTCTGCCAGTATTAAAACAACCTCACATTGTCGAACTCTTTGAAAGATTGGGTGTTCTCAGTCCCGTTGAGCTAGCAAGCCGATTTGATACCTATGCTGAACAGTACATTCTT
Encoded here:
- a CDS encoding glutamine synthetase III; protein product: MSSNASRLQSIQKITNRETLSLNPPGRLEDLWATDVFSLSKMQASLPKNVFKSLKKTIQTGETIDPSIADVVAIAMKDWAISKGALYYAHVFYPLTNATAEKHDGFISVQSDGSVISEFSGKLLVQGEPDGSSFPNGGIRSTFEARGYTAWDVTSPAYIMETDNGATLCIPTVFVSWTGEALDKKTPLLRSNAAMNKAATKVLKLLGNTEVAPVNSSCGAEQEYFLVDANFANSRPDLLLAGRTLFGKPAAKGQQFDDHYFGAIPERVQLFMQEVEERAYRLGIPAKTRHNEVAPGQFEIAPFFEAANVATDHQQLLMTLLRITAKKHGFVCLLHEKPFKGINGSGKHVNWSVGNATQGNLLDPGDTPHSNAQFLVFCGAVIRGVHLYGSLLRAVIATASNDHRLGANEAPPAIMSVYLGSQLEDVFEQIKQGDVKGSKSKGLMNIGVDTLPIFPKDPGDRNRTSPFAFTGNRFEFRAVGSGQSVAGPLVAMNTILADSLTWIAGALEAELAKGTELNTAIHLILKQVIDEHGAVVFNGNGYSEEWHKLAAERGLPNLRTAADALPVLKQPHIVELFERLGVLSPVELASRFDTYAEQYILSIEVEAKLVISIAKTIIYPAAVTYLTRLSGAIASLKEVGVELSTETAEKVAGLVKSLTDTVSKLETALHNHDFESTEDHLQYSAKTIRPLMDSVREFADALEGEVADELWTLPTYQEMLFIK
- a CDS encoding response regulator — protein: MSAELSPKNIVVITHDASEHDVFALLWQQGYSVQASGLNNEAMLAFADLVIIADQLLGHYNYQDIQNFYEILNSKYADTPVISLEGYGQLSGTQISLFLGDVSDRLQYSTKIKQLKQQNLDLINQLQKNKDTSELALTTQSEFLTRISHEFRTPLNAILGFSQLMSWDQLLTTEQRGYTEIIYQSGKQLLSLINDILEMSKIHSHRLEIDKKVFVVREMINDLKHIFNPKTEKKNLELILNIAEEVPVCIQSDETKLRQILVNILNTAVQSTQAGSITVNIFIAGNPLSKVLTLVFEIKDTGLGIHHLEVERIFEPFVQSGIKFEDGTGLGLSISKHFASLLGGELQVKSELGEGTTFTLSIPVEFPISLNTFSSDRPLQLGNQLGDQTTVSSLKILLAEDSLVDQKVLVRILNKMGYAVDVARDGLEVLAALEHKCYDIIFMDVQMPNMDGIEATKEILQRFNNAPVIIALTAGALPENRNRCIEAGMNEFMTKPIRPKQLKIVLDHWEHQLSSGNFYGLVN
- a CDS encoding DUF6671 family protein, whose protein sequence is MVSSNSPLNSIEFQDRLAVIATMHRKEIVIAPILETSLGLRIIVPQDFSQDFNSDLFGTFTRDIDRTNSQVQTAKLKAEKAMELLDVDLAIASEGSFFPHPFLGIPFNREIVLIRDRNYDFTVYGEFLSTDTNFNHQEVSSYQEAYEFALRAGFPNHGIVIMPDAHTSAKEAIYKGIISEEMLKKSVNELLKRSPQIHIETDMRALYNPTRMNNIAKATQVLVRKLQQLCPNCNFVNFDVAESIPGLPCELCGLPTQVTRSHIYGCDRCNFKQEILFPDGNQTSDPMYCSYCNP